A genome region from Triticum aestivum cultivar Chinese Spring chromosome 2B, IWGSC CS RefSeq v2.1, whole genome shotgun sequence includes the following:
- the LOC123045778 gene encoding uncharacterized protein, with protein sequence MLLYKKKLKEGLLNCKVNDDVVLSIKEQMTEVPELGVDEISAARENERKMGLREKLRLMVSDMLKITVFVKKDEEQLLKELKDQLDDDDLQLDQNYNHVNLVQKGILARKNDYEKKYTTADSLRRKLSYYDDLVSSQEAKYRTIKKRERDMFKQVIEETRDWLHVQTNMLSSLSTKDDSISFVPNVNKKLKLLQETWDAVQLEREPEIEQVTYDMTLESHRSMIDDFRVRLVKGREKAKIKSCYLLPYQVEFNRVPLKWFRLKLIGRDDDYTTVHVKNHNAYTMAFSNKEEQVYEMGPALKDTKKVVVATIPGAVLVGFNCDYVNMINPTPPFLKNEQLAAKMCELKLGEDPWFDAIHVLSNHGCNPGHHKGCSLCNAPYAVRRAVMTINFMLNEPARINTVCDAVLGGLSFTEVLIYCIWHWKDMSLELREWALDNMKTSIEKTLAKKISEHTVDELALVLYLVLNSIGPGKVVLDTAEDGSSSGPSRSSGEDDGGQDKKGKKQAQPPLPRTPGSDDGANKGQPQSLAGPGKTLLQIFTVCLKGMKLRDIEAILVHEDRGSHVIYSRNDTHGFRLSGPDLAISSEAGSYLEIIPSTTKTMNSDTDDIFMCLDDGFSCYNQTMSKTMNYGGGQVLVVYAVLTGAVELNVEIKLKLPRTGKTYSISGLVSVDQGIGASSILSVDRGDYVSMHEQSVRSRAPGLGLVDLVHSMPIILPLSRSVLAVKLGETITFHGNLFIGAQPVTFYEAIQIPSNVDIIEHIETPWTQQGEFSSSLNVTLINRNI encoded by the exons ATGCTCCTATACAAAAAAAAACTGAAGGAGGGCCTGCTAAACTGCAAA GTTAATGATGATGTGGTTTTATCAATCAAG GAGCAAATGACGGAGGTTCCGGAGTTAGGGGTTGATGAAATTTCTGCCGCCCgcgaaaatgagaggaaaatgggcTTACGAGAGAAATTAAGATTGATGGTTTCCGACATGCTTAAG ATCACAGTATTTGTCAAGAAAGATGAGGAACAATTGTTAAAAGAGTTAAAGGATCAGTTGGATGATGATGATCTGCAGCTCGATCAGAATTACAACCATGTTAACTTG GTTCAGAAAGGAATACTGGCTCGGAAGAACGATTATGAAAAGAAATATACTACGGCTGATTCTCTTAGAAGAAAATTGAGCTATTACGATGATCTTGTATCGTCGCAGGAAGCCAAGTATAGAACAATTAAGAAAAGAGAAAGAGATATG TTCAAGCAAGTAATTGAGGAAACACGTGATTGGTTACATGTCCAAACAAATATGCTATCAAGTTTGTCAACAAAGGACGATTCCATCTCTTTTGTTCCTAATGTAAACAAAAAACTCAAACTTCTTCAAGAAACCTGGGATGCAGTACAACTGGAAAG GGAACCAGAAATCGAGCAAGTAACATATGACATGACGCTTGAAAGCCATAGGAGCATGATAGATGATTTCCGTGTCAGATTAGTGAAGGGTCGGGAGAAAGCGAAGATAAAAAGTTGTTATCTGCTCCCATATCAAGTGGAGTTCAACAGAGTTCCTTTGAAATGGTTCCGACTGAAACTAATAGGCAGAGATGATGATTATACTACTGTCCACGTAAAAAATCATAATGCTTACACCATGGCCTTCAGCAACAAGGAAGAGCAAGTGTATGAGATGGGCCCTGCACTTAAAGATACAAAAAAAGTGGTTGTTGCCACAATTCCTGGAGCAGTTCTAGTGGGCTTCAATTGTGACTATGTCAACATGATTAACCCGACCCCGCCGTTTTTGAAGAATGAACAGTTAGCGGCAAAAATGTGTGAACTCAAATTGGGGGAAGATCCTTGGTTTGATGCCATACACGTGCTCTCAAACCATGGCTGTAATCCTGGTCATCACAAGGGCTGTTCACTTTGTAATGCTCCATATGCTGTCAGACGAGCTGTAATGACCATTAATTTTATGCTGAATGAGCCTGCAAGGATAAACACGGTCTGTGACGCTGTGTTAGGTGGCCTAAGCTTCACTGAAGTTCTCATCTATTGCATATGGCATTGGAAGGATATGTCATTGGAGCTGCGGGAGTGGGCTCTTGATAATATGAAGACAAGTATTGAAAAAACGCTGGCAAAGAAGATAAGTGAACACACAGTTGATGAGTTAGCACTTGTATTATATCTGGTTCTCAACTCGATTGGTCCTGGAAAAGTAGTGTTGGACACTGCTGAGGATGGATCATCATCAGGACCTTCGCGGTCATCGGGTGAGGATGATGGTGGTCaggacaaaaaaggaaaaaagcaGGCTCAACCACCATTACCTAGAACACCTGGCAGCGATGACGGTGCTAACAAGGGGCAGCCACAATCGCTAGCTGGTCCTGGTAAAACACTTCTTCAGATCTTCACTGTATGCCTCAAAGGTATGAAGCTGCGTGACATAGAAGCCATTCTTGTGCATGAAGATCGGGGCAGTCATGTTATCTATTCACGTAATGATACTCATGGGTTCCGGCTTTCTGGGCCAGATTTGGCCATTTCGTCCGAAGCTGGATCTTACCTTGAGATCATTCCAAGTACAACCAAGACCATGAATAGTGATACTGATGACATTTTCATGTGTTTGGACGACGGGTTCTCCTGTTATAATCAAACTATGTCAAAGACCATGAATTATGGCGGCGGCCAGGTACTTGTGGTCTATGCTGTCTTAACAGGAGCCGTAGAGCTCAATGTTGAAATCAAGCTGAAGCTGCCACGAACTGGTAAGACATACTCGATCAGTGGTTTGGTTTCAGTAGACCAGGGCATAGGAGCCAGCAGCATATTATCTGTCGACCGAGGAGATTATGTTTCTATGCATGAGCAATCTGTACGCTCTAGAGCACCTGGGCTGGGGCTTGTTGACCTTGTCCATTCCATGCCAATAATATTACCATTATCTCGTTCAGTTCTCGCTGTGAAGCTGGGTGAGACTATCACGTTTCATGGCAACCTGTTTATCGGTGCTCAGCCAGTAACCTTTTATGAAGCAATCCAAATACCATCAAATGTTGACATCATTGAACATATTGAGACACCATGGACGCAGCAAGGCGAGTTTTCCTCGAGTTTAAATGTTACTTTGATCAACAGAAATATTTGA